A part of Aegilops tauschii subsp. strangulata cultivar AL8/78 chromosome 2, Aet v6.0, whole genome shotgun sequence genomic DNA contains:
- the LOC109743878 gene encoding aspartic proteinase nepenthesin-1, whose product MGAQVQLRLLLLVATAVFASCATGGLAATSSQLGRLEGLRVALTHVDAHGNYTKLQLLRRAARRSRHRMSRLVARTTGVPMMSSKAVAPALQVPVHAGNGEFLMDMSIGTPAVAYAAIIDTGSDLVWTQCKPCVECFNQSTPVFDPSSSSTYAALPCSSSFCSDLPSSKCTSAKCGYTYTYGDSSSTQGVLAAETFTLAKTKLPDVAFGCGDTNEGDGFTQGAGLVGLGRGPLSLVSQLGLKKFSYCLTSLDDTSKSPLLLGSLASISESAAAASSVQTTPLIKNPSQPSFYYVNLKGLTVGSTHITLPSSAFAVQDDGTGGVIVDSGTSITYLELQGYRALKKAFAAQMKLPAADGSGIGLDMCFEAPASGVDQVEVPKLVFHFNGADLDLPAENYMVLDSGSGALCVTVMGSRGLSIIGNFQQQNIQFVYDVGENTLSFAPVQCAKL is encoded by the coding sequence ATGGGGGCGCAGGTGCAGCTACGGTTGCTTCTTTTGGTAGCTACGGCGGTGTTCGCCAGCTGCGCCACCGGCGGCCTCGCCGCGACGTCGTCCCAGCTGGGCCGCCTGGAGGGCCTGCGCGTGGCCCTGACGCACGTCGACGCGCACGGCAACTACACGAAGCTGCAGCTGctgcggcgggcggcgaggcggAGCCGCCACCGCATGTCCAGGCTCGTCGCGCGGACCACCGGCGTGCCGATGATGTCGAGCAAGGCCGTCGCGCCGGCGCTGCAGGTGCCGGTGCACGCCGGGAACGGTGAGTTCCTCATGGACATGTCCATCGGCACGCCTGCGGTGGCCTACGCGGCCATCATCGACACCGGCAGCGACCTCGTGTGGACGCAGTGCAAGCCGTGCGTGGAGTGCTTCAACCAGAGCACGCCGGTGTTCGACCCCTCGTCGTCCTCCACCTACGCCGCGCTGCCGTGCTCCAGCTCCTTCTGCAGCGACCTGCCCAGCTCTAAGTGCACCTCGGCCAAGTGCGGCTACACATACACCTACGGCGACTCCTCCTCGACGCAGGGCGTCCTGGCCGCCGAGACCTTCACGCTGGCCAAGACGAAGCTCCCCGACGTCGCCTTCGGCTGCGGCGACACGAACGAGGGCGACGGGTTCACGCAGGGCGCGGGGCTCGTGGGGCTCGGCCGGGGCCCCCTCTCGCTGGTCTCGCAGCTCGGCCTCAAGAAGTTCTCCTACTGCCTCACCTCCCTCGACGACACCAGCAAGAGCCCGCTCCTCCTGGGTTCCCTCGCCAGCATCTCGGAGAGCGCGGCGGCCGCGTCGTCGGTGCAGACCACCCCTCTCATCAAGAACCCGAGCCAGCCGTCCTTCTACTACGTGAACCTCAAGGGCCTGACGGTCGGTTCGACGCACATCACCCTGCCGAGCTCGGCGTTCGCCGTGCAGGACGACGGCACAGGCGGAGTGATCGTGGACTCCGGCACGTCGATCACGTACCTGGAGCTGCAGGGGTACCGCGCGCTGAAGAAGGCGTTCGCGGCGCAGATGAAGCTGCCGGCGGCGGACGGGTCGGGGATCGGGCTGGACATGTGCTTCGAGGCGCCGGCGAGCGGGGTGGACCAGGTGGAGGTGCCGAAGCTGGTGTTCCACTTCAACGGTGCGGACCTCGACCTGCCGGCGGAGAACTACATGGTGCTGGACTCCGGGTCCGGCGCGCTGTGCGTGACGGTGATGGGGTCGCGGGGCCTGTC